The following proteins come from a genomic window of Dongia rigui:
- a CDS encoding methyl-accepting chemotaxis protein → MPTIGIRGRIAIAGALLSGIAVASVAAVLSWQASNNLEDQARLVMTNLGRSTAGDVERQFVRAMSAARTFGATVVGWRQDNLTDRARYNSVLAATLAPEKTWFGAWGTFEPNTFDGKDADFAGKDDQPTAVKSNGRYVPYAYRGEGDSVVLDKSYDFDNSTNSLEYYETPMKTGRTHVTDPAGWDFGAGSVVWLVSICVPVKDAAGQILGVTGIDFRLNELIDQIAAQRPWGEGRAALIDNAGNWAAHPAGMAFVGAVADDAFYKANAEKMRAGEIVVGEDSSNLLDGDVLAKEANAALEKVQKEAHDAAIAAGKSEDEAKSAALITKLKEAGDGFGIQAVDSYSVLVPLSLEDSPDRWSIKVSVPKSLVLAKVNEMRNWALVIGAAAILLCVILAWFVGRSIAKPVTAMTGTMQKIAAGHLDVAIPALGRKDEIGQMAETVETFRQNALQNKELVANQEAMKRQAEAEQHQGRLRLADSFEGQVSEAIGSMAATSREMDSSAQQMSQVSLENVGRSQNVSQTATQVSENVSSVAAAVEELSASIREISQQANNSSSIAVQAAGKAHSTVTLVNALVAASEQIGSVVTLINDIAGQTNLLALNATIEAARAGEAGKGFAVVASEVKNLANQTAKATEEISAQINSIQQSTGAAAGEIAEVAKTIEQISQVNSTIAAAVTEQDAATTEIARAVSEAATGTAELQQQIGLVSESAQNSGQAAGAMVQAVGQLQSRFQDLEHRIDGFLANVRAG, encoded by the coding sequence ATGCCGACCATTGGTATTCGCGGCCGCATTGCCATCGCCGGGGCGCTGCTGTCCGGTATCGCCGTCGCCAGCGTCGCCGCCGTTCTGAGCTGGCAGGCCAGCAACAACCTCGAGGACCAGGCGCGGCTGGTGATGACCAATCTGGGCCGTTCCACGGCGGGCGATGTCGAGCGGCAATTCGTGCGTGCCATGTCGGCCGCGCGGACCTTCGGCGCTACGGTCGTCGGTTGGCGACAGGACAACCTGACCGACCGCGCGCGCTATAATTCGGTGCTGGCGGCCACCTTGGCGCCGGAAAAAACCTGGTTTGGCGCCTGGGGCACGTTCGAGCCCAATACCTTCGATGGCAAGGATGCCGATTTCGCTGGGAAAGACGACCAGCCGACGGCGGTCAAGAGCAATGGCCGCTATGTGCCCTATGCCTATCGCGGCGAGGGCGACAGCGTCGTGCTCGACAAATCCTATGATTTCGACAATTCAACGAACTCGCTGGAATATTACGAAACGCCGATGAAGACCGGCCGCACCCATGTCACCGATCCGGCCGGCTGGGATTTTGGCGCCGGCAGCGTCGTGTGGCTGGTGTCGATCTGTGTGCCGGTGAAGGATGCGGCGGGGCAAATCCTGGGCGTCACCGGCATCGATTTCCGCTTGAACGAACTCATCGACCAGATCGCGGCGCAACGTCCGTGGGGCGAAGGCCGCGCGGCCCTCATCGACAATGCGGGCAATTGGGCGGCACACCCCGCTGGCATGGCCTTTGTCGGCGCCGTGGCCGATGATGCCTTCTACAAGGCCAATGCCGAGAAGATGCGCGCCGGCGAGATCGTGGTGGGCGAGGATTCGAGCAATCTGCTGGATGGCGATGTCCTTGCCAAGGAGGCCAATGCCGCGCTTGAGAAGGTGCAGAAGGAAGCGCATGACGCGGCGATTGCCGCCGGCAAGAGCGAGGACGAAGCCAAATCGGCAGCTTTGATCACCAAGCTGAAGGAGGCCGGCGACGGTTTCGGGATCCAGGCCGTTGACAGCTATTCGGTCCTGGTGCCGCTGAGCCTCGAGGATTCGCCGGACCGCTGGAGCATCAAGGTCAGCGTGCCAAAATCGCTGGTGCTGGCCAAGGTGAATGAGATGCGCAATTGGGCGCTGGTCATTGGCGCCGCCGCCATTCTGCTGTGCGTCATCCTTGCCTGGTTCGTGGGCCGTTCGATCGCCAAGCCCGTGACCGCCATGACCGGCACCATGCAGAAGATTGCCGCCGGCCATTTGGACGTCGCCATTCCGGCGCTGGGGCGCAAGGACGAAATCGGGCAGATGGCCGAGACGGTCGAAACCTTCCGCCAGAACGCGCTGCAGAACAAGGAACTGGTCGCCAACCAGGAAGCGATGAAAAGACAAGCGGAGGCGGAACAGCATCAAGGCCGCCTGCGCCTGGCCGATTCCTTCGAAGGCCAGGTCTCGGAAGCGATCGGCTCGATGGCGGCCACTTCGCGCGAGATGGACAGCTCTGCCCAGCAGATGTCGCAGGTGAGCCTCGAGAATGTCGGTCGCAGCCAGAACGTGAGCCAGACGGCGACGCAGGTCTCGGAGAACGTGTCGTCGGTGGCGGCGGCAGTCGAAGAACTCTCCGCCTCGATCCGCGAGATCAGCCAGCAGGCCAACAATTCAAGCTCGATCGCGGTACAGGCCGCCGGCAAGGCGCACAGCACGGTGACGCTGGTGAATGCGCTGGTGGCGGCCTCTGAGCAGATCGGTTCGGTCGTGACCCTCATCAACGACATCGCGGGCCAGACCAATTTGCTGGCGCTCAATGCCACCATCGAAGCGGCACGCGCCGGCGAGGCGGGCAAGGGATTTGCCGTGGTGGCGTCCGAGGTGAAGAACCTTGCCAACCAGACGGCCAAGGCGACCGAAGAGATTTCGGCCCAGATCAACTCGATCCAGCAATCGACCGGGGCCGCTGCCGGCGAGATCGCGGAAGTGGCCAAGACCATCGAGCAGATCAGCCAGGTCAACAGCACCATTGCCGCCGCCGTCACCGAGCAGGATGCGGCCACCACCGAAATCGCCCGCGCGGTTTCGGAAGCGGCGACCGGCACGGCGGAACTGCAGCAGCAGATCGGCCTGGTGTCGGAATCGGCGCAGAATTCCGGCCAGGCGGCCGGCGCCATGGTGCAGGCCGTGGGCCAGTTGCAGAGCCGCTTCCAGGATCTCGAGCACCGCATCGACGGCTTCCTTGCCAATGTGCGCGCTGGTTAG
- the ypfJ gene encoding KPN_02809 family neutral zinc metallopeptidase: MQWRGGRRSSNVSDQRGSGGFGSLGGGGLGGLGGGGFGRGPRIGGLGLVGVIAFFVIASLMGVDPTSILTGGGSGGGSVSQSQDGEVVGDILSGRSRYEQGAGTGAGTGDATTEDELKDFVSVILASTEDVWGQIFAAGKGSYRPPTLVLFSGATQSACGYAQSAMGPFYCPPDQKVYIDLDFYRDLRSRFEAPGDFAQAYVIAHEVGHHVQNLLGIEKQVSRARAGMSEADANALSVRVELQADCFAGIWAHQIEASDQNLTLEPGDIKEGLTAASAIGDDRLQREATGRIVPDSFTHGSSEQRVRWFQRGLDTGDLEACDTFNADTL; the protein is encoded by the coding sequence ATGCAATGGCGCGGCGGTCGCAGGAGTTCAAACGTCTCTGACCAGCGCGGGTCCGGCGGCTTCGGCTCGCTGGGTGGCGGTGGCCTGGGCGGCCTGGGTGGTGGCGGCTTCGGCCGCGGCCCGCGCATCGGCGGGCTGGGGCTGGTCGGGGTCATTGCCTTCTTCGTCATCGCCAGCCTGATGGGCGTCGATCCGACCAGCATCCTGACGGGCGGTGGTTCCGGCGGCGGCTCGGTGAGCCAGTCCCAAGATGGCGAGGTGGTGGGGGATATCCTCTCCGGCAGGTCGCGCTATGAGCAGGGTGCCGGTACCGGCGCCGGTACCGGCGATGCGACCACCGAGGACGAGTTGAAGGATTTCGTTTCCGTGATCCTCGCCAGCACTGAAGACGTCTGGGGCCAGATCTTCGCCGCGGGCAAGGGCAGCTACCGCCCGCCGACGCTGGTCCTCTTTTCCGGCGCCACGCAATCGGCCTGCGGCTATGCGCAATCGGCGATGGGGCCGTTTTATTGCCCGCCCGATCAGAAGGTCTATATCGACCTCGATTTCTATCGCGATCTCAGGAGCCGCTTTGAAGCGCCCGGCGATTTTGCCCAGGCCTATGTCATCGCCCATGAAGTGGGTCATCATGTGCAGAACCTGCTCGGCATCGAAAAACAGGTGAGCCGCGCGCGCGCCGGGATGAGCGAGGCGGATGCCAATGCCTTGTCGGTCCGCGTCGAATTGCAGGCCGATTGCTTCGCCGGCATCTGGGCGCACCAGATCGAAGCCAGTGACCAGAATCTGACGCTCGAACCCGGCGACATCAAGGAAGGCCTCACCGCGGCCAGCGCCATCGGCGACGATCGGCTGCAACGAGAGGCCACGGGCCGTATCGTCCCCGACAGCTTCACCCATGGCAGCTCAGAGCAGCGCGTGCGCTGGTTCCAGCGCGGCCTCGACACCGGCGATCTGGAAGCCTGCGACACCTTCAACGCGGATACCCTGTAA
- a CDS encoding glycosyltransferase family 2 protein — MSTPVVSIIIAAYRAQGFIADAVQSACAQALREIEIVVAPDEPADYGFLQQIDPRVRVLKGVPKPTGPGPARNRALEHARGRFIALLDADDLFAPDYLSLLVPLADAGGVAFGRTRITDWSGRVVREVGARGGEIGFADFATAFASLHAVVPRDVQRRWQDVLAEDVLFDLESLSLGGGRAPFAGAAVYQLRQRPQSVTRGAMFLDGIGPGYDRLIALVAAGETSIALAHRPSVIEVWRSWQAMNARFVAATAAGDRRDYQRFAADAAAV; from the coding sequence GTGAGCACGCCAGTCGTTTCCATCATCATCGCCGCCTATCGAGCGCAGGGCTTTATTGCCGATGCGGTGCAGTCTGCCTGCGCCCAGGCGTTGCGCGAGATCGAGATCGTCGTGGCACCGGATGAACCGGCGGATTATGGCTTTCTGCAGCAGATCGATCCGCGTGTGCGGGTTTTGAAGGGCGTGCCCAAGCCGACTGGGCCGGGGCCGGCGCGCAATCGGGCGCTGGAGCATGCGCGCGGGCGCTTCATCGCGCTGCTCGATGCCGATGATCTTTTCGCGCCGGACTATCTCTCGCTTCTGGTGCCGTTGGCAGACGCGGGCGGTGTCGCTTTCGGGCGGACGCGCATCACCGATTGGTCGGGGCGTGTCGTGCGCGAGGTGGGCGCGCGCGGCGGCGAGATTGGTTTTGCCGATTTTGCGACGGCCTTCGCCTCGCTCCATGCCGTCGTGCCGCGAGATGTTCAGCGCCGATGGCAAGACGTGCTGGCCGAAGACGTGCTGTTCGATCTCGAATCGCTGTCGCTCGGTGGTGGCCGGGCGCCGTTTGCCGGCGCTGCCGTCTATCAATTGCGCCAGCGGCCGCAATCGGTGACGCGCGGTGCGATGTTTCTTGACGGCATCGGGCCCGGTTATGACCGGCTCATCGCGCTGGTGGCGGCAGGCGAAACATCGATCGCACTGGCGCATAGGCCCAGCGTGATTGAGGTGTGGCGCAGCTGGCAGGCCATGAACGCGCGGTTCGTGGCGGCGACCGCCGCCGGTGACAGGCGCGACTACCAGCGCTTCGCAGCCGATGCAGCTGCTGTATGA
- a CDS encoding GGDEF domain-containing protein: MHRLIDIVQEMSLARTIDRVTEIVRHAARELANADGATFVLRDGEHCFYKDEEAIAPLWKGKRFPIADCVSGWSMLNRRPAVIPNIADDPRVPYEAYRPTFVKSMVMVPIRTLDPIGAIGVYWARHYQADAYQVQVLQALADSTSIALENVQVYAELESRIEKRTQELAAANRHLVSEIEERQRVEAAMRELSLTDDLTGIYNRRGFKLLADRALEAARRRGVYCHLIYLDLDGLKSLNDAEGHAAGDMLLREATGLLQNVFRRTDIVARLGGDEFAVLAVDSNTSADDIRRRLATALSNHQRIGAQRLQGSHLGLGDTRAPRLSFSVGHVDVAPEQTDSLEALLALADSRMYAQKVARRQAPPVVLATHH; encoded by the coding sequence ATGCACCGTTTGATCGACATCGTTCAGGAAATGTCGCTGGCGCGCACGATCGACCGTGTCACGGAGATCGTGCGCCATGCCGCGCGCGAACTGGCCAATGCAGATGGCGCCACCTTCGTGCTGCGCGATGGCGAGCACTGCTTCTACAAGGATGAGGAAGCCATTGCGCCGCTGTGGAAGGGCAAGCGCTTTCCCATCGCCGATTGCGTCAGCGGCTGGTCGATGCTCAACCGCCGCCCCGCGGTCATCCCCAATATCGCAGACGATCCGCGCGTCCCATACGAGGCTTACCGCCCGACCTTCGTCAAAAGCATGGTGATGGTGCCGATCCGGACCCTCGATCCCATTGGCGCGATCGGCGTCTATTGGGCGCGGCATTACCAGGCCGACGCGTATCAGGTGCAGGTTCTGCAGGCGCTGGCCGATTCGACCTCCATCGCGCTGGAGAATGTGCAGGTCTATGCCGAGTTGGAGAGCCGCATCGAAAAGCGGACCCAGGAACTGGCCGCGGCCAACCGGCATCTTGTGAGCGAGATCGAGGAACGCCAGCGCGTCGAGGCAGCGATGCGCGAGTTGTCGCTGACCGACGATCTCACCGGCATCTATAACCGGCGCGGCTTCAAGTTGCTGGCCGACCGCGCGCTCGAAGCCGCCAGGCGGCGCGGCGTCTATTGTCACCTCATCTATCTCGATCTCGATGGGCTGAAGAGTCTCAACGATGCCGAAGGCCATGCGGCAGGCGACATGCTGCTGCGCGAGGCGACGGGCTTGTTGCAGAACGTGTTTCGCAGGACCGATATCGTGGCGCGCCTCGGCGGCGATGAATTCGCCGTGCTGGCGGTCGACAGCAACACCTCCGCAGACGATATCCGGCGGCGGCTGGCGACCGCGCTCAGCAACCACCAGCGGATCGGCGCGCAGCGACTGCAGGGGAGCCATCTTGGCCTTGGCGACACGCGGGCGCCGCGCTTGTCCTTCAGCGTGGGCCATGTCGACGTGGCGCCGGAGCAGACCGACAGCCTGGAAGCGTTGCTGGCGCTGGCCGACAGCCGTATGTATGCCCAGAAGGTGGCCCGCCGACAGGCGCCGCCCGTGGTCCTCGCCACCCACCACTGA
- a CDS encoding glutathione S-transferase family protein: MKLYAGRLSLFSRKVEIALAEKGIAVEREFVAFTQERGYAPKHPAVLAHNPKRQVPVLVDGDLALFDSTVIFEYLEELCPQPPLYPVTPKERARCRLLEVDADEILFAPVRQLLFRTEPPAADPGVHAGRVASAAEAEAAIAARFADLDARLAGADFFCGSLSVADIALFMTVLFTQRLSGPPLDPHPQLAAWYRRLLARPAFARVAAEIAEADRELSPALSAAPSAG; this comes from the coding sequence ATGAAACTCTATGCCGGGCGCCTCAGCCTGTTTTCGCGCAAGGTCGAGATCGCCCTGGCCGAGAAAGGCATCGCGGTCGAGCGCGAATTCGTGGCCTTCACGCAGGAACGGGGCTACGCGCCCAAGCACCCGGCGGTGCTGGCGCATAACCCGAAGCGCCAGGTGCCGGTGCTGGTCGATGGCGACCTCGCCCTGTTCGATTCCACCGTGATCTTCGAATATCTCGAGGAGCTTTGTCCTCAGCCGCCGCTATACCCGGTGACGCCCAAGGAACGCGCGCGTTGCCGCCTGCTGGAGGTCGATGCCGACGAGATTCTCTTCGCCCCGGTGCGCCAGTTGCTGTTCCGGACCGAGCCACCCGCTGCCGATCCGGGCGTCCATGCCGGGCGGGTGGCTTCGGCGGCGGAAGCGGAGGCGGCGATCGCCGCGCGCTTTGCCGATCTCGATGCGCGGCTGGCCGGTGCCGATTTCTTCTGCGGGTCACTGTCGGTCGCCGATATCGCGCTGTTCATGACCGTGCTGTTCACCCAGCGCCTGAGCGGGCCGCCACTCGATCCTCACCCGCAACTCGCCGCCTGGTACCGCCGCCTCCTCGCCCGACCCGCTTTTGCCCGCGTTGCCGCGGAAATCGCCGAGGCGGACAGGGAATTGTCGCCCGCTTTGTCTGCGGCCCCATCCGCCGGCTAA
- a CDS encoding F0F1 ATP synthase subunit delta — translation MGAGIVAAQGSDKGSTAYGGLAQRYAAALFELADSKHQLDAVVGDLAALAKMIDESADFRRLINSPVLSRGDQGRAISGIVQAAQFGPLTAKFLGLLAQNRRLFALSAMIQAFKKMLADRRGEMTAQVWSARPLSADQQNALAETIKRAHGAKVTMEVKVDPALIGGLVVKVGSRMIDSSIRTKLQKLQLAMKGVG, via the coding sequence ATGGGGGCAGGTATCGTGGCAGCCCAAGGCAGCGACAAGGGAAGCACCGCGTATGGCGGTCTGGCGCAGCGTTATGCAGCAGCCCTCTTCGAACTGGCCGATTCCAAGCATCAGCTGGACGCCGTCGTCGGCGATCTGGCTGCCCTTGCCAAGATGATCGACGAATCGGCCGACTTCCGTCGCCTGATCAATTCGCCGGTCCTTTCCCGCGGCGACCAGGGCCGCGCCATCTCAGGTATTGTGCAGGCCGCGCAGTTCGGCCCGCTCACCGCAAAATTCCTCGGCCTCCTCGCCCAGAACCGGCGCCTTTTTGCGCTCAGCGCGATGATCCAGGCCTTCAAGAAGATGCTGGCTGACCGCCGCGGCGAAATGACTGCCCAGGTCTGGTCCGCCCGGCCGCTCTCGGCCGACCAGCAGAACGCACTCGCTGAAACGATCAAGCGGGCCCACGGTGCCAAGGTCACGATGGAGGTCAAGGTTGATCCTGCCCTCATCGGCGGCCTCGTCGTCAAAGTGGGCAGCCGCATGATCGATTCGTCTATTCGAACCAAGCTGCAGAAGTTGCAGCTCGCTATGAAAGGGGTTGGATAA
- the atpA gene encoding F0F1 ATP synthase subunit alpha produces MEIRAAEISAILKQQIENFGNEADVTEVGQVLSVGDGVARVHGLDNVQAGEMVEFPGGIRGMALNLETDNVGIVIFGDDRDIKEGDTVKRTGAIVDVPVGKGLLGRVVDGLGNPIDGKGPLTDVKRTRVEVKAPGIIPRKSVHEPMQTGLKAVDSLVPIGRGQRELIIGDRQTGKTAVIIDTILNQKAINAGADESKKLYCVYVAIGQKRSTVAQIVKTLEDNGALEYSIVVAATASEPAPLQFLAPYTGCAMGEFFRDNGMHAVIFYDDLSKQAVAYRQMSLLLRRPPGREAYPGDVFYVHSRLLERAAKMSDNFGNGSLTALPVIETQAGDVSAYIPTNVISITDGQIFLETGLFYKGIRPAINVGLSVSRVGSAAQIKAMKQVAGTIKLELAQYREMAAFAQFASDLDASTQKLLARGARLTELLKQGQFKPMPVEEQVVSIFSGVRGYLDGIAVNQIGRFESSLLGEIKAKSPDILNAIRTEREISKATEAKLHEVIGAFTKSFA; encoded by the coding sequence ATGGAAATCCGTGCCGCCGAAATCTCTGCGATCCTCAAGCAGCAGATTGAAAATTTCGGCAACGAGGCCGATGTCACCGAAGTGGGGCAGGTCCTCAGCGTGGGCGACGGTGTTGCCCGCGTGCATGGGTTGGACAATGTCCAGGCCGGCGAAATGGTCGAGTTCCCGGGCGGGATCCGCGGCATGGCGCTGAACCTCGAAACCGACAATGTCGGTATCGTGATCTTCGGCGACGACCGTGACATCAAGGAAGGCGATACCGTCAAGCGCACCGGCGCCATCGTCGACGTGCCGGTCGGCAAGGGCCTGCTCGGCCGCGTCGTTGACGGCCTCGGCAACCCGATCGACGGCAAGGGTCCCTTGACCGACGTCAAGCGCACCCGCGTCGAAGTGAAGGCGCCCGGCATCATCCCGAGAAAGTCGGTGCATGAGCCGATGCAGACCGGCCTCAAGGCCGTCGACAGCCTGGTGCCGATCGGCCGTGGCCAGCGCGAGCTGATCATCGGTGACCGTCAGACCGGCAAGACCGCCGTCATCATCGACACCATCCTCAACCAGAAGGCCATCAACGCCGGCGCGGATGAGTCGAAGAAGCTCTATTGCGTCTATGTCGCCATCGGGCAGAAGCGTTCGACCGTCGCCCAGATCGTGAAGACGCTGGAGGACAATGGCGCGCTGGAATATTCCATCGTCGTCGCCGCCACCGCCTCGGAACCGGCCCCGCTGCAGTTCCTCGCGCCCTATACGGGCTGCGCCATGGGCGAGTTCTTCCGCGACAACGGCATGCATGCCGTCATCTTCTATGACGATCTTTCGAAGCAGGCCGTGGCCTATCGTCAGATGTCGCTGCTGCTGCGCCGTCCGCCGGGACGCGAAGCCTATCCGGGCGACGTGTTCTATGTGCACAGCCGCCTCCTCGAGCGCGCTGCCAAGATGAGCGACAATTTCGGCAACGGTTCGCTGACCGCACTCCCGGTCATCGAAACCCAGGCCGGTGACGTCTCGGCCTATATTCCGACCAACGTGATTTCGATCACCGACGGCCAGATCTTCCTCGAAACCGGCCTCTTCTATAAGGGCATCCGCCCCGCCATCAACGTCGGTTTGAGCGTCAGCCGCGTCGGCTCCGCCGCCCAGATCAAGGCGATGAAGCAGGTTGCCGGTACCATCAAGCTCGAACTTGCGCAGTACCGCGAAATGGCGGCCTTCGCGCAGTTCGCCTCCGATCTCGACGCCTCGACCCAGAAGCTGCTCGCCCGTGGCGCTCGCCTCACCGAGCTCCTGAAGCAGGGCCAGTTCAAGCCGATGCCGGTCGAAGAGCAGGTCGTGTCGATCTTCTCCGGCGTGCGTGGCTATCTCGACGGCATTGCGGTCAACCAGATCGGTCGTTTCGAATCGAGCCTCCTTGGCGAGATCAAGGCGAAGAGCCCGGACATCCTCAATGCGATCCGGACCGAGCGCGAAATCTCGAAGGCGACCGAGGCCAAGCTGCACGAGGTCATCGGCGCTTTCACGAAGTCGTTCGCGTAA
- a CDS encoding F0F1 ATP synthase subunit gamma, translating into MPSLKDLKIRINSTKNTQKITSAMKMVSAAKLRRAQEQAEAARPYAERMEKVLGALAASMAGKDNAPALLGGTGRDQVQLVVVMTSDRGLCGAFNSSITRQARKTIRDLKASGKTVKIITVGRKAKDQLRREFSNDIVASFEEIARPRITFETAEKIAIQIRNMFAAGEFDVCTIIYNKFKSAIAQIVTVQQLIPFANAVANENNAGPAALYEYEPDEESILADLLPRNIAMQVYRALLENSASEHGARMTAMDNATRNAGDMINKLTINYNRTRQANITKELIEIISGAEAV; encoded by the coding sequence ATGCCGAGCCTTAAGGATCTCAAGATCCGCATCAACAGCACCAAGAACACGCAGAAGATCACCTCTGCGATGAAGATGGTGTCTGCAGCCAAACTGCGTCGCGCGCAGGAGCAGGCGGAAGCCGCCCGTCCCTATGCCGAGCGCATGGAGAAGGTGCTGGGCGCCCTGGCGGCCTCGATGGCCGGCAAGGACAACGCCCCGGCGCTCCTCGGCGGCACCGGTCGCGACCAGGTGCAGCTGGTGGTCGTCATGACGTCCGACCGGGGCCTGTGCGGTGCGTTCAACTCGTCGATCACGCGCCAGGCGCGCAAGACGATCCGCGACCTCAAGGCGTCCGGCAAGACGGTGAAGATCATCACCGTCGGCCGCAAGGCCAAGGACCAGTTGCGCCGCGAGTTCAGCAACGACATCGTCGCCTCGTTCGAAGAGATCGCGCGCCCACGCATCACCTTCGAGACGGCCGAGAAGATCGCCATCCAGATCCGCAACATGTTTGCCGCGGGCGAGTTCGACGTCTGCACCATCATCTACAACAAGTTCAAATCGGCGATCGCGCAGATCGTGACCGTGCAGCAGCTCATTCCCTTCGCGAATGCCGTTGCCAATGAGAACAATGCCGGTCCGGCAGCGCTCTATGAATACGAGCCGGACGAGGAATCGATCCTTGCCGATCTGCTGCCGCGCAATATCGCGATGCAGGTCTATCGCGCGCTGCTCGAAAACTCGGCCTCCGAGCATGGTGCGCGCATGACCGCCATGGACAATGCGACCCGCAATGCGGGCGACATGATCAACAAGCTGACCATCAATTACAACCGGACCCGCCAGGCGAACATCACCAAGGAGCTGATCGAAATCATCTCCGGCGCTGAAGCCGTCTGA
- the atpD gene encoding F0F1 ATP synthase subunit beta: MSKNIVGKITQVTGAVVDVQFGDALPAILNALHVQNQGKLLVLEVAQHLGENTVRAIAMDSTDGLVRGAEVVDTGAAITVPVGPETLGRIINVIGEPIDERGPVNAKESAPIHAQAPAFVEQSTDAQILVTGIKVVDLLAPYLKGGKIGLFGGAGVGKTVTIQELINNIAKGHGGVSVFAGVGERTREGNDLYHEMIDSGVIKLDGGESKVALVYGQMNEPPGARARVALSGLTMAEYFRDKQGQDVLFFIDNIFRFTQAGSEVSALLGRIPSAVGYQPTLATDMGALQERITSTKKGSITSVQAIYVPADDLTDPAPATSFAHLDATTVLSRSIAEMAIFPAVDPLDSTSRALDPRVVGEEHYNTARRVQEVLQGYKALQDIIAILGMDELSEEDKLVVARARKIQRFLSQPFHVAEVFTGTPGVFVKLEDTIKGFKGIVEGKYDDLPESAFYMVGTIEEAVAKAKKMAEAA; encoded by the coding sequence ATGTCGAAGAACATCGTCGGCAAGATTACGCAGGTAACGGGCGCCGTCGTTGACGTGCAGTTCGGTGACGCCCTGCCCGCGATCTTGAACGCGCTGCATGTGCAGAATCAGGGCAAGCTCCTGGTTCTCGAAGTCGCCCAGCATCTGGGCGAGAACACCGTGCGCGCCATCGCCATGGATTCTACCGACGGTCTGGTCCGCGGCGCTGAAGTCGTCGACACGGGTGCCGCCATCACCGTGCCGGTGGGCCCGGAGACCCTGGGTCGCATCATCAACGTGATCGGCGAGCCGATCGACGAGCGTGGTCCGGTCAACGCCAAGGAATCGGCGCCGATCCACGCCCAGGCCCCGGCCTTCGTCGAGCAGTCGACCGATGCGCAGATCCTCGTCACCGGCATCAAGGTCGTCGATTTGCTGGCACCCTATCTGAAGGGCGGCAAGATCGGCCTCTTCGGCGGTGCGGGCGTCGGCAAGACGGTGACCATTCAGGAACTGATCAACAACATCGCCAAGGGTCATGGCGGCGTGTCCGTGTTTGCGGGCGTCGGCGAACGTACCCGCGAAGGCAACGACCTCTATCACGAAATGATCGATTCCGGCGTCATCAAGCTGGATGGCGGCGAGTCGAAAGTGGCCCTTGTTTACGGCCAGATGAACGAGCCCCCGGGAGCCCGTGCCCGCGTCGCCCTCTCCGGCCTCACCATGGCCGAGTATTTCCGCGACAAGCAGGGCCAGGACGTTCTCTTCTTCATCGACAACATCTTCCGCTTCACCCAGGCGGGTTCGGAAGTGTCGGCGCTGCTCGGTCGCATCCCCTCGGCCGTGGGCTATCAGCCGACACTCGCCACCGACATGGGCGCGCTGCAGGAACGCATCACCTCGACCAAGAAGGGGTCGATCACCTCGGTGCAGGCCATCTACGTGCCCGCCGACGATTTGACCGATCCGGCGCCGGCGACCTCGTTTGCCCATTTGGACGCCACCACGGTGCTCAGCCGTTCGATCGCTGAAATGGCCATCTTCCCGGCCGTCGATCCGCTTGATTCGACCAGCCGCGCGCTCGATCCGCGCGTCGTTGGTGAAGAGCACTACAACACCGCGCGCCGCGTTCAGGAAGTGCTGCAGGGCTACAAGGCCCTCCAGGACATCATCGCCATCCTGGGCATGGACGAACTCTCGGAAGAGGACAAGCTGGTCGTGGCCCGCGCCCGCAAGATCCAGCGCTTCCTCAGCCAGCCCTTCCACGTCGCCGAAGTCTTCACCGGCACGCCGGGCGTGTTCGTGAAGCTCGAAGACACCATCAAGGGCTTCAAGGGCATCGTCGAAGG